In one Pseudomonas purpurea genomic region, the following are encoded:
- a CDS encoding FAD-dependent oxidoreductase: MNKNNRHPADGKKPVTIFGPDFPFAFDDWIEHPAGLGSIPAHNHGAEVAIVGAGIAGLVAAYELMKLGLKPVVYEASKMGGRLRSQAFEGAEGIIAELGGMRFPVSSTAFYHYVDKLGLQTKPFPNPLTPASGSTVIDLEGQTHYAQKLADLPALFQEVADAWADALEDGSRFGEIQQAIRDRDVPRLKELWNTLVPLWDDRTFYDFVATSKAFAKLSFHHREVFGQVGFGTGGWDSDFPNSMLEIFRVVMTNCDDHQHLVVGGVEQVPLGIWRHVPERCAHWPEGTSLSSLHNGAPRTGVKRISRAADGRFSVTDNWGDTREYAAVLTTCQSWLLTTQIECEESLFSQKMWMALDRTRYMQSSKTFVMVDRPFWKDKDPETGRDLMSMTLTDRLTRGTYLFDNGDDKPGVICLSYSWMSDALKMLPQPIEKRVKLALDALKKIYPKVDIAARIIGDPITVSWEADPHFLGAFKGALPGHYRYNQRMYAHFMQQDMPTEQRGIFIAGDDVSWTPAWVEGAVQTSLNAVWGIMNHFGGETHAENPGPGDVFHEIGPIALPE, from the coding sequence ATGAACAAGAATAATCGCCATCCTGCAGACGGTAAAAAACCAGTCACCATTTTCGGCCCGGACTTCCCATTCGCCTTCGACGACTGGATCGAGCACCCGGCAGGTCTGGGCAGCATCCCGGCGCACAACCACGGTGCGGAAGTGGCGATTGTCGGCGCGGGTATCGCCGGTCTGGTGGCCGCTTATGAACTGATGAAGCTGGGCCTGAAACCGGTCGTCTACGAAGCCTCGAAAATGGGCGGGCGCCTGCGCTCCCAGGCCTTCGAAGGCGCCGAGGGGATCATCGCCGAGTTGGGTGGCATGCGTTTTCCGGTGTCGTCCACGGCGTTCTATCACTACGTCGACAAGCTCGGCCTGCAAACCAAACCCTTCCCCAACCCGCTGACTCCGGCGTCCGGCAGTACCGTGATCGACCTGGAAGGCCAGACCCATTACGCACAGAAACTCGCCGACCTTCCTGCATTGTTCCAGGAAGTGGCCGACGCGTGGGCCGACGCTCTGGAAGACGGTTCGCGCTTCGGCGAGATCCAGCAAGCGATCCGCGACCGCGACGTGCCACGTCTCAAAGAGCTGTGGAACACTCTGGTTCCGCTGTGGGATGACCGGACGTTCTACGACTTCGTCGCCACCTCCAAAGCCTTCGCCAAGCTGTCGTTCCATCACCGCGAAGTGTTTGGTCAGGTCGGTTTCGGCACGGGCGGCTGGGACTCGGACTTCCCGAACTCGATGCTGGAAATCTTCCGCGTGGTGATGACCAACTGCGACGATCACCAACACCTGGTGGTCGGCGGCGTGGAACAAGTGCCGCTGGGCATCTGGCGCCATGTGCCGGAGCGCTGCGCCCACTGGCCGGAAGGCACCAGCCTGAGCTCGCTGCACAACGGCGCGCCGCGGACCGGGGTCAAACGCATCTCGCGTGCCGCCGATGGCCGCTTCAGCGTGACCGACAACTGGGGCGATACCCGCGAATACGCGGCCGTGCTGACCACCTGCCAGAGCTGGCTGCTGACCACGCAGATCGAGTGCGAAGAGTCGCTGTTCTCGCAAAAAATGTGGATGGCCCTGGACCGCACCCGCTACATGCAGTCCTCGAAAACCTTCGTGATGGTCGACCGCCCGTTCTGGAAAGACAAAGACCCGGAAACCGGCCGCGACCTGATGAGCATGACGCTCACCGATCGCCTGACCCGTGGCACGTACCTGTTCGACAATGGTGACGACAAACCCGGGGTGATTTGCCTGTCGTATTCGTGGATGAGCGACGCGCTGAAAATGCTCCCGCAACCCATCGAAAAACGCGTGAAACTGGCGCTCGACGCCCTGAAAAAGATCTACCCGAAAGTCGACATCGCCGCCCGTATCATCGGCGACCCGATCACTGTGTCATGGGAAGCCGACCCGCATTTCCTCGGTGCGTTCAAAGGCGCCCTGCCCGGCCATTACCGCTACAACCAGCGGATGTATGCGCACTTTATGCAGCAGGACATGCCCACCGAACAGCGCGGGATTTTTATCGCCGGCGACGACGTGTCATGGACGCCGGCCTGGGTCGAAGGCGCGGTGCAGACTTCGCTCAACGCGGTGTGGGGCATCATGAATCACTTCGGCGGTGAAACTCACGCCGAAAACCCGGGTCCAGGTGATGTGTTCCATGAAATCGGGCCGATTGCCCTGCCCGAGTAA
- a CDS encoding carbon-nitrogen hydrolase family protein: MRVALYQCPPLPLDVAGNLQRLQQLATEAKGADLLVFPEMFLTGYNIGVDAVSVLAEAHNGESTQQIARIARISGVAILYGYPERAEDGQIYNAVQLINAQGERVCNYRKTHLFGDLDHSMFSAGQDEFPIVELNGWKLGFLICYDLEFPENARRLALAGAELILVPTANMIPYDFIADVTVRSRAFENQCYVAYANYCGREGDIHYCGQSSIAAPDGSRIAQAGLDEALIVGTLDRQLMQDSRAANRYFLDRRPELYDALNKR, translated from the coding sequence ATGCGCGTAGCCCTTTACCAATGCCCGCCGCTGCCGCTTGACGTTGCCGGTAACCTGCAACGTCTGCAACAGCTTGCGACAGAAGCCAAGGGCGCCGACCTGCTAGTGTTCCCGGAGATGTTCCTGACCGGCTACAACATCGGTGTCGACGCGGTCAGCGTCCTGGCCGAGGCGCACAACGGTGAGTCGACGCAGCAGATCGCACGGATTGCCAGAATCTCGGGAGTCGCCATTCTGTACGGCTACCCCGAGCGCGCCGAGGACGGGCAGATCTACAACGCCGTGCAGTTAATCAACGCGCAAGGCGAGCGCGTGTGCAACTACCGCAAGACCCACCTGTTCGGCGATCTCGACCACTCGATGTTCAGCGCCGGCCAGGATGAGTTTCCGATTGTGGAGCTCAATGGCTGGAAGCTCGGCTTTTTGATCTGCTACGACCTGGAGTTCCCGGAAAACGCCCGACGCCTGGCCCTGGCCGGTGCCGAGCTGATCCTGGTGCCCACGGCGAACATGATTCCCTATGACTTCATTGCCGACGTGACCGTGCGCTCGCGGGCCTTCGAAAACCAGTGCTACGTGGCCTACGCCAACTACTGCGGGCGTGAAGGCGACATCCACTATTGCGGGCAAAGCAGCATAGCCGCGCCGGACGGCAGCCGTATCGCCCAGGCAGGTCTGGATGAGGCGTTGATCGTTGGCACGCTGGACCGGCAGTTGATGCAGGACTCCCGGGCCGCCAATCGCTATTTCCTCGACCGTCGCCCCGAACTGTACGACGCACTGAACAAGCGTTGA
- the pqqF gene encoding pyrroloquinoline quinone biosynthesis protein PqqF, with translation MPAPTHLHPHTETLANGLRVSLRHAPGLKRCAAQLRVAAGSHDAPQAWPGLAHFLEHMLFLGTERFPASEGLMAYVQRHGGQVNAQTRERTTDFFFELPPKSFAGGLERLCDMLAHPRLNTDDQLREREVLEAEYHAWSLDVSAQQQQALFNGLAPNHPLRGFHAGNRASLAVSNPEFQEALGGFYQRFYHTGQMTLSLAGPQPLDELRNLAQRMSADFAVANHQPQSAPPALMAASQSTYQQADERRLNLLFALEALPDSSPEALDFLCTWLNTAKPGGLFAELRQRQLIESLKAAPLYQFAGQALLQVEFKLSATATPQAETLRELFNDWLGFFAEHVETSELREEYALLQQRKHQASNALALARLDGEQREPRLSDTGVVALSVILQQINPTPVDNMSVAWQLPAANPFLHSAEEPAPAGLIRGQTSAHRGLRTFAQDRTRGRRERSSMQFSPALAQANGEAALCLRWHLDPAVPANVQPTLARSLQSLCDDALQAGVELSFSETGNQWLLKMSGWHEPMPAILEQALQCLANPAADAWLNTDAPAPLIAIRQLLKALPAQCQGQQPNPSAQPGTADDLQQIWASARWEGLAAGLPATAQTAITRALSRAPGIPDSEMSAPASIAGQRLWSELPCAGNEHALLLFCPTPTQELADEAAWRMLAHVCQTPFYQRLRVELQLGYAVFSGVRQVNGQTGLLFGVQSPKTPVNELLDRLELFLTQLPDLISTLDDEALIHQQQALAEQLDGNAMPLAQAFELLWQGKLGGHSSDYLLQLQQAVCRLDRSALLDAARRLIHAEGGRRCLASGARPDDTWQPTD, from the coding sequence ATGCCTGCGCCGACCCACCTTCACCCCCACACCGAAACCCTGGCCAACGGCCTGCGGGTTTCGCTTCGTCATGCCCCCGGTTTGAAGCGTTGCGCAGCCCAGTTACGGGTCGCGGCGGGTAGCCACGACGCCCCGCAGGCCTGGCCTGGGCTGGCGCACTTTCTTGAGCACATGTTGTTCCTCGGCACCGAGCGTTTTCCTGCCAGTGAAGGGCTGATGGCTTACGTGCAACGTCACGGTGGGCAGGTGAATGCACAAACCCGTGAACGCACCACTGACTTCTTCTTCGAATTGCCACCCAAATCCTTCGCCGGTGGGCTGGAGCGCTTGTGCGACATGCTCGCCCACCCGCGCCTGAACACGGACGATCAACTGCGTGAACGGGAAGTGCTGGAAGCGGAGTACCACGCCTGGTCCCTGGATGTGTCGGCGCAGCAACAGCAGGCGTTGTTCAATGGTCTGGCGCCAAATCACCCGTTGCGGGGCTTTCACGCAGGCAATCGCGCGAGCCTGGCGGTGTCCAACCCAGAGTTCCAAGAAGCGCTGGGCGGGTTCTATCAGCGTTTTTATCACACCGGCCAAATGACCTTGAGCCTCGCCGGCCCGCAGCCGCTGGATGAACTGCGCAACTTGGCGCAACGTATGAGCGCCGACTTCGCCGTCGCAAATCATCAGCCGCAAAGTGCGCCGCCAGCATTGATGGCAGCTTCGCAGTCAACTTATCAACAGGCTGACGAACGCCGGTTGAACCTGCTGTTTGCGCTTGAAGCACTGCCGGATTCGTCCCCCGAGGCACTGGATTTTCTCTGCACGTGGCTGAACACCGCGAAACCCGGTGGCCTGTTCGCCGAGTTGCGCCAGCGCCAGTTGATCGAGAGCCTGAAGGCCGCGCCGCTGTACCAGTTCGCCGGACAAGCGCTGTTGCAGGTCGAGTTTAAACTGAGCGCCACCGCCACCCCACAGGCCGAGACTCTCCGTGAGCTGTTCAACGATTGGCTGGGTTTCTTTGCCGAACATGTCGAAACGTCTGAGTTGCGCGAAGAATATGCCCTGCTGCAACAGCGAAAGCACCAGGCCAGCAACGCCTTGGCGCTGGCCCGACTGGACGGCGAACAACGGGAACCCCGGCTGTCGGACACAGGTGTCGTTGCCCTCAGCGTGATCCTGCAACAGATCAACCCGACGCCTGTGGATAACATGAGCGTCGCCTGGCAACTGCCTGCGGCCAATCCATTCCTGCACAGCGCTGAAGAACCCGCGCCAGCCGGGCTGATTCGCGGGCAAACCAGCGCCCATCGCGGCTTGCGCACGTTCGCTCAGGACCGCACGCGAGGCCGGCGTGAGCGCTCGTCCATGCAGTTCAGTCCCGCACTGGCGCAGGCTAATGGCGAAGCGGCACTGTGCCTGCGCTGGCATCTCGACCCCGCAGTGCCTGCCAATGTTCAGCCAACGCTCGCTCGCAGCCTGCAAAGCCTGTGCGACGACGCGCTTCAGGCGGGCGTCGAGCTGTCCTTCAGTGAAACCGGCAACCAATGGTTGCTGAAGATGAGCGGATGGCATGAGCCGATGCCGGCGATTCTTGAACAGGCGTTGCAGTGCCTGGCCAACCCCGCCGCCGATGCCTGGCTCAACACTGACGCACCTGCGCCGCTGATTGCGATTCGCCAATTGCTCAAGGCGCTGCCCGCGCAGTGTCAGGGGCAACAGCCAAACCCGAGCGCTCAGCCAGGCACGGCGGATGACCTCCAGCAAATCTGGGCCAGCGCACGCTGGGAAGGACTGGCCGCAGGTCTGCCGGCCACCGCTCAAACCGCAATCACCCGCGCCTTGAGCCGCGCGCCCGGTATTCCCGACAGCGAGATGAGCGCACCGGCGTCTATTGCCGGTCAACGTCTGTGGTCTGAGCTGCCCTGTGCAGGCAACGAACACGCCTTGCTGCTGTTTTGCCCTACACCGACTCAGGAACTGGCCGACGAGGCCGCATGGCGAATGCTCGCCCACGTCTGCCAAACGCCGTTCTACCAACGTCTGCGGGTCGAACTGCAATTGGGTTACGCGGTGTTCAGTGGCGTCCGACAGGTCAACGGCCAAACCGGTTTGCTGTTCGGCGTGCAATCGCCGAAGACGCCGGTGAACGAACTGCTCGATCGCCTGGAGTTGTTCCTCACCCAACTGCCGGATCTGATATCGACGCTCGATGATGAGGCGTTGATCCATCAGCAACAGGCCTTGGCCGAGCAGCTCGACGGCAATGCCATGCCACTTGCCCAGGCCTTTGAATTGTTGTGGCAGGGCAAACTGGGTGGCCACTCGTCGGATTACCTGCTTCAGTTACAACAGGCCGTGTGCCGACTGGACCGCAGCGCGTTGCTCGACGCGGCAAGGCGCTTGATTCACGCAGAAGGAGGCCGCAGATGCCTGGCCAGCGGTGCTCGCCCGGATGACACCTGGCAACCGACAGACTGA
- the pqqA gene encoding pyrroloquinoline quinone precursor peptide PqqA, with product MTWSKPAYTDLRIGFEVTMYFASR from the coding sequence ATGACCTGGTCCAAACCTGCCTACACCGACCTGCGTATCGGCTTTGAAGTCACCATGTACTTCGC